Sequence from the Xiphophorus maculatus strain JP 163 A chromosome 16, X_maculatus-5.0-male, whole genome shotgun sequence genome:
aatcaacGTTTCTCATGttggtttaaaataatattgtagTGGTATTCTGTTGTACGAAGCGCCTGGGAGAcgtgggggattttttttcttttgtgttaccTCGCAAAAGTATATCATTCCCTCATAATAACTATTGAATTCCTTTacaataaattagcaaaaacaCCCTTTTGtataaatggactgaacttgtaTAGTGTTTTTacaatcattttgaccactcaaagcgctttacacttagagtcacattcacccatttgCACTCAAATACTCACACGTTTATATATGCAAATCAGTAAGCAATGCCCAGAGGCATATCAGCGTGTAGCAGGAGGAAGCTGAAGTAGAACCTAAAACCTTGTGATCACAAGGTGACTATTCTACCCACAGAGCTACAGTCGCCCCATATACAGTCACAATGATAACAAATGTTAGTTTAAAGTAGCAAATACCTTTAAAGAACCTCAGTgaacaaatacacatttatttataaggTTCCATGCTGTATCAAATTtcttcagtttatatttaaacaaaaataggttTGTGCATAAATTCTGTAACTTAAATTATTAGCATTAAGTTAGCTTTTGCTGCCTGgctttttcttaattaaaaaaaaaaaatcaaaagagtTATTCACACTATAATTTTACAAAGTAATTAGAATAATCGATTCTTGAGCATTTTGAATTTTAGGCGCCTACACATGGAGCATTCACGATTAGGGGAAAATTTACTTTTGAGTTTCCAGTAAGTAACATTCAGGTGGTTTGTCTTTGTGCTTCCAGGCCCAGAGTCTCCTTACACCCACTGGAAGCAGACAGTTTTTTACCTGGACGACTATCTGACCGTAAAGACTGGAGAAGAAATCTTCGGCACCTTAAGCATGAAGCCAAACGTCAAGAACAATGTAAGTGGACGAAGCAGGTCCTGCTCCACCACCTTCCACTTAGTTTCCCTAATTCTGACCTGTGTCCTCTCTTGCAGAGGGACCTGGACTTTGCCGTCGATGTAGACTTCAGGGGTCAGCTGTGTGAGATGTCAAAGACTTTGGAGTACAAGATGCGTTAAGGAAGCCCTTCCCCCCCCCCGTCTTTGTGTTAGTCTTTATTAGCAGTCACAGTATACAGGTTCACTGGGAGGATGTTCTCTAGTAAAAGCTCCCGTGCAGCAACCTTTTAaagacataattttttttgtctttttttcatagTATTATACAACATTTCCACATCTTTACGTTTCAAAAAAATTGATGTGTTGATTCCTTGTGCAGTAGTCACTCTCAGCTTGGTACCTGTCCTCAGCATCCTACTGGGTTCTGCTTCCAGGTCTTGTAGTACAAACAGCCCAATTGTTAATGACGCGTTCCTCAGCAGCCTACAGACCTGTTACAGCGAGACGTTGCCGTCCAAAAGCAAATGGGTTGAAAGCAAGGCcaaaagaaagtttttctttctctttttttgtattgtttttggcTGCTgctctttttaacaaataaagtgaataaactgctggtttttttccctcactctGTGTTCACGACCTTCTAAAAGATTCCCAACCTTTCATGATAGAGGTGCATCAATCAGACTTTTTCTGGTCTGTGCAGATTTCTAATTTCCTGACATCTGCCCCGACAGTCAGATATGGaccaattttaattttttctaatgACTGTGAGACAAAAGAGAGGGACAATGTGCTGCAGATTCTTTAGTGGATTATTTTGAATGTAACAGATTGAGGATATAAAGAGGTACATATGGTGGTGTGTTGGGGTTGTCAggggagtaaatttccaccaaaaacgtCGGCAATTTACAGActgatctcagaaattttctagaagaaacgagaaaatttctgagttccaAAAAACTCAACTTCTGTAGTTTTTGTCTGTAATTTCTGACATCATCCTCAGAAATGTcctaaaataaactttgtaatttctgcttcaaaagtaaattttccatttttgaaactcagatgtcaagtcaaatgttttcaaCTGCTGAGACGTCTCTACGTACAATGTCTCCACTCTGCCATCACGGTCACATGTATCTAACCTTAATCTGATTACCTAAAGCCATTAATAGTCATTGTTGGATGCATTTCTAGTCCAGAAGTGCATCATTTATACTCATCGGCAAACGACAAAATCACATCGAACTTCCAAAACATACATTAATTTTATGTACAAAATATATTGGCTTTATTATCTGAATATTATTTATGCAGAGCAGCCTATCAGTGATGTTAAGAGCCTGTGATTGGTTGATGAATCTACCAGTAATGTTGTAGGTTTTCAGTATTGCTATGGGTTAATGATGCATGTTGGAGAATTTCAGTCACACCCTGCTTCACTCCAGGCTCTAAACTTTGTTTCATGTCTGGAAGCTTTTAAACTTCCATGATATTCCCAATATCAGGGAATGTCTACTGTCTTTTATTGATATTGGAACAGAAACACCTTATTGAGAAAAGTAAAGGATGACCGAGTGGACCATCATGATCAAGAACAGGTGCCCagttcaaatgaaaacataccAGCCAATGGTTCGATTCATCTTATAGGAGTTGATTATGTTGTTGGCCACCATTTCAGAACTTGGCAGCATGAGTTCTGTAATCCCTGACATCATCCTCAAATACTTTGGTCTGTTAGGTTTGGTGTAACTTAATTTCAATAAACCTCATTTGCAAAATCATGACTGTGTGTTCATGTTTCTATGGGGTGCCGGTTGTAAAGtcacacagtaaaacatttacagcaatATTTTAGCTTCCAAACTAAATGAGTTCACAAATTACTTAggagactaaatatttagtcccCATATGTTTAAGTCTGAGCAAAAATACTTAGTTCACTATTTAGTTCCAAAATAAATACTTAGTCTAAGCATTTAGTTccaatgtatatatttaatttccaaactCAAACCctaatatttgttttctaagtatttacttaaatatttagGTCCATGCATGTTTGCTCACCTCAATAGCTGTTCCCAATCTGCACAATCCAGCCCAGCTTTGATGAATATTAGAGACCATCTCATACTTTTACGTTTTGATCAAAATCAGGCCTGTGTGTTTCTCTATgccagtgcttctcaattccagtcctcaggccctcctgctctgcatgttttagctgtACCCCTATTTtagaacagctgatccaaatgattgcattacctGTTCTGCAGCCaccaagtactgcagaagcctgttgaTCActcatagattcaatccaggtgtgtggcagcagggaaacacctaaaacatgcagggcaggggggcctgaggaccggaattgagaagcGCTGCTCTATGCAGACAGACTGTGATTCACGCTGTCATTTAATGTGAAATTCCCTTTTCTGGGGTCAGGCTGAGGCCTCAATACCTTAACAGGACGACCCTTCTAAAAGGACCAAACAACAGACAATTGATTGTCTTCTCATCCAgctgttttacaaaacaaatgattttatgGGCATCTTTGCTTAATTAAGCGTCGATTCAGTTTCACAAAAGTGGTAGGAAAGGTTTTATTTGCAGCACtcttatatacagtatatttactgatttaataaatacaaagacaAAGTGTAAgcaattaaaatctgaattagaTCATAATTTATcaactttaaaattaacttttgcaTACAAAAGTAAAATACCATTTTCACTCTTCACAAAGAGCTGTTGATAGAAGCCTGCACAGGAATGCGGCAAACAGTAAGGTCACATTTCTCCAAAAGATGGGAAACATCTGAAATGACCTCCAGAGAACTCTTAGCTCTCGGACTCATAGATCTTGATGAGGTGTTGCAGTTCTGTGGGGAATCCAGTGAGTGGGCAGCAGTGGTTAGCCTTCACATACGTGTAAATGCAGCGGTAACAGAAGACAAAGCCAGATGTGGACAGCACAGTGGAGTTGGCCCAGAGCTTTCGGCACAGCGGGCAGTTCTTCTCATCCTCCTGGACATCCTCCTGCAGATGGAGCGGGGGAGGAGGTGCAGGCAGGGAAGTGATGGTTTTAACTGTGCTCTGGTTTTCCGAGGAATACCACCACTCCAGGAACTGCAGGAAGAAGACGCCCAGAGACAGGGAGGTGGAGAGGGAGACGGCCACACCCTGAGCTGCCCGAGACATGAGCCACCATGCTCTCTGCATCAGTCTGCAACCACAGGAACAACAGCATGATGTTTCTCTGTTCTCCATTCAGATATACACATTATGTTCAAGTTGTGTTCATCAGGAAATCTGGAAGcaggatcttttttttaataactaagAAAAATAAGCGCTAAAGAAAATCCTGAAGCTCCGTTTCTTCGGGCactaataatacaaaaacatgaccTGTCCTCACAAACGACAGAAACTTCCCTTCCTCTGCCAGCAGCATACATGCCCTTTCCCTCCTGCATAATTGGGCgtttattgttttatcattttgggtgaaaaatgtattataaaagagttttgatttattgtttctataGATTTCAATTGAAGATgttaaatagaaaagaaaactgacagtATTAGGgcaagtgttattttttttactattttctaaACTGTTTCTTCCACAGgactataaataaatattagtagATTTATATGATTAAAAGCAATTTAGTGATATATATCACACTTCATTCAGTAGGTAGCATCCTGAAGAAGACTGgttaaaatgtgaatgtttttccaatgtttgtgtttttagtgcTATGAATGCTGTGCCATACAGTGCCAGGCATGCAGAGACCTAAAGTAGAACtttatcataatttttattgttatcacaactGTACctcaaaatattgcaataaaattcaGTCTCCATAATACCCAGCCCTACTCCTGAAAACCCTGAACAGTTCACCTACCTCCCATCGGCCGGCCTGGGCCTGCAGCTGGTTTTCTGCTGTGCATCTCTGAGGTCATGTGTGGTGAGCCGTGCCAGTCTGACATTGGCCAGCCACAGCAGGGGACTGTGTGTTCTGCTGACTCcgaaaacaaaaagcaattgCTGGCAGAAGATCCAAGACCTCCAGGCCGAGCTGACATATGGGTATGCTGCCACCGCCGCTCGGTACAACCTCTGCTTCCTGGTCTGTGACAGCCTGATGGAGaagtcttcctcctctctctgccgGGCCAGCATCACCTCCAGCTTGGCCCGCAGGTATGGCACCAGGCACAAGAGCAGCAGGGACCGCCAATGAGAACTCTTGTGCAAGCCCAGGCGAGCAGGAAGGCCCCGCCCACCTGAGACCCTCTTGAGTCCATAGAAGTTCTCAGAGAAGGAGGAGCTGCACTGGGACAGGAAGTGGTTCTGCAGGACGACATCCAGCAGCAGGTAGAGCTCATCGAAGCGTTTCCAAATGAATCCAAACTGGGACGGGTTGGATTCAGCCAGAACCTGAGACAGTTGGAGCAGCAGGgtaagaagaagaggaaaatctTCATATAACCTGGTGTCTACCAACAGGAAGCCTCACCTTGACTGCATGTCTCAGAGCAGGTCTGACAGCCTCCATCAGAGACTCCTGGGCCAGCACTTCAAAGATGGATGGCTGCTCATTAACAACCGTGGAGGTCAGGTGGGCTCCAGCCTCCGCCATGCCTTCTGCAAGAGACAAACCTGTCACCTCATTAATCTGGCAAAGTATCTAAGAATTAAACAGAAGAGTTATTTCTATACCCACTAGTCCCCCAAAAATGATGTCTTCTGTTTGCATATGGACCCATGTTCAGTCGTGGTGAAAACAACTTTCTGTACAACTTCACAACTTCAGTGTTTCACATGTTGTGGAGGAAATCTGAGCCAGTTTCCTGTGCATTGTTCTTTTGGTTCATGGAGGTTTGCAGACAGTGTTCCATTAGGGCCTCAAACACAAAATTTCAATCAGATTTAGTCCTGAACTTAATGGGACTGAGCAGTTTCTCTGGTTTACAGTATTCTGTTGTAGACTAGTGGTCGTGTTTGTGATCATAGTCTGCATCTATGAACAgctttctgatatttatttgtaGCAACGAGACATAAAATAAGGTCAGAATTTTTTTCACCTCACCTGTTTAAAACACTTGGCTAAATATAAGTAAATGTGGAAAACCTGAAACATGGAGTCCTCTGTATAGTTGAGTAAAAATTGTGtaaaagtaatcttttaattttaccaataTAGAACAAACTGAAGATTACTGTGATGGCAAGAACCGTTCAAACTTCAAACACTCAGCAACTGTGAGACAAGTTTCACTGCTATAAtgccaataaagattttttcttATGTTACTGTGACACTTGATTTTGACATCTACTTTTAGTAAAATGCAACCCCCCAGCTCGCTCCTCCTGGGTGCTGCAGTGTACGAGCCGAGCGCCTCTCCCCTGCGCCAGCCTCAGCAGCGTCACGCGGTGAAGGAagtcagttccttcagactagcaacagcagcaattagAAAACACTTGGTGAGACTGCATATCTGCTGAGCTCACCACAGTCCAATGACTGATATCTTGAATTAGTATTGTGTCTAgtcaaaatgtcagatttacaTAGCATTTtgcaatttcaataaaaaaaagaaaaaaaggcttttgttAAAAAAGCCCAGATAGACCAGTGCCAGTTAACTGTTTGTATGCTAGTGTCAGCTCTTTGATGGCTGTTTGAAGAAAgcttatttataaatgtatttgccAATTGAACAAATATTATAATAGTATTATCTTGTTGTTGACTAAAGTTAAACATAGGGCAGTAAGATACATCTGTTTTTTGGAAACATTGGTATGATTGCCTCCTGAATGGTGAGGGGTCTCTTAtgtacttttatatttattattgattgggggggggggggggggggtggaaTTACGAGATTATAGAATTACGAAATTCCATAGACTTTgagtctgaaataaaatcagtttaaatttaGCAAgtgtctgaatatttttgaacaaatcCACTATCTTCATAACGTAGTGGAGCACGTACAGCTTAGTTGTACTCTTCAGCTGTGAGGTTGTCTccaattatttaaaatagaaaacagagtCAGCCACATGAACCCACCTTGCTGATGTTGTTCctgtcagcagcagagcagcgTCACTAACGTGTCTTCATACTACAGCAGCGTCACGCGGTGATTTATCAACAGGTCGGGGTGCGTGAGACCTCGCAGTAAGAATGCCAACATGGTGTTTCGTTTTTAGGGTTCCGTTACTTTAGAGTCTGCAACCAAGAATCCTTACTGACCAAAGTTACAGCAGACGCCACTTCTTCGCACAGCACACAAATTCTTCTTCGCTGCGCTTTACCTGTAGCGCCAGCTCACAGTAGAGAAATTACTGCCACCAACTGCCATAGTAttcttcttcttgatttttattggcGATTGGCAAGAA
This genomic interval carries:
- the pex12 gene encoding peroxisome assembly protein 12; the protein is MAEAGAHLTSTVVNEQPSIFEVLAQESLMEAVRPALRHAVKVLAESNPSQFGFIWKRFDELYLLLDVVLQNHFLSQCSSSFSENFYGLKRVSGGRGLPARLGLHKSSHWRSLLLLCLVPYLRAKLEVMLARQREEEDFSIRLSQTRKQRLYRAAVAAYPYVSSAWRSWIFCQQLLFVFGVSRTHSPLLWLANVRLARLTTHDLRDAQQKTSCRPRPADGRLMQRAWWLMSRAAQGVAVSLSTSLSLGVFFLQFLEWWYSSENQSTVKTITSLPAPPPPLHLQEDVQEDEKNCPLCRKLWANSTVLSTSGFVFCYRCIYTYVKANHCCPLTGFPTELQHLIKIYESES